The stretch of DNA AGTGAGCGATCAAAACAGTTCATTTATTAAAGCGGTTTTTTGGGGACAAGTAAAAGAAATGGATAAAACGAACAACTATCATGAAACAAATGGGCCTGTCATGCTCAAGGGTGATGTATTGAAATTAAGAATGGGAAATCAGTTTAGTTTTATCATGAAGGATCAAGTCATTGAAGAATGTATCCATCATATTAAGCAAAAATTAAAAGAATAGTGGAAGCTTCTACGCAACCCACTACTCTTTAATTAGTTTCTTTTCCAGCAATTCAACCAGCTGATACATAATCGTGGCAACTACAGCTATAACTAAAAGTGATAAGAATACGAGTGTAAAATTAAATACTTGGAAACCGTAGATAATCATGTATCCAAGTCCACGGGAAGAAACAAGAAACTCACCAACAATAACACCTACCCAGGATAGACCGACATTTACTTTTAAAGTGGAAATCATCGTCGGAAAGCTTGCAGGTAAAATAGCTTCCTTAAAGCACTGAAGGCGTGATGCCCCGAAAGTTTGCAATACTTTTAAGTAGTTGGGGTCCACCTCCTTAAAGGACGTATACACAACAATAGTGGTAATGATGATAGAAATGATTGCACCCATGGCAATGATAGAAGGGTACCCAGGGCTCAAGGCTACAATTAATATCGGTCCTAGTGCTACTTTGGGCATAGCATTTAAAATGACCAAATAGGGATCGAGGATCTTTTGTATCCTAGGTGACCACCAAAGGACGGCAGCCAGTATGGTTCCTAATAAGGTTCCAAGAATAAATCCACAAATGGTCTCCGTTAAGGTGACACCTAAATTGGATAGTAATGAACCATCTTGGATTTTATCTAAAAATAACTTCCATATTTTAGATGGGGAACTAAAGATCAATGGATCAATCCATTGCTTTTGACTGGATAGTTCCCAACTAGAGAAAAAGGCGATAAAAATAACAGCCTGATAAAATCGGATCCATCTTTGTTCAATTTTTAAAGTATGAATGTACTTTTTATGGAGGAGTGCTACCTTATTCTTGTTCTGGTTCAAGAGATTCCAACTCCTTCCATATCATTTGAAAGACATCTGGATACAATTCATGATTCCTTGCTTCAAAGGGTGACAGCCTCTTTAACTCCTCAGGCATTTCAAACGTCTTGTAAATCCTTCCAGGACTTGGTGAGAGCAAATACACACGATCACTCATCGCAATGGCTTCACCAATATCATGGGTAACAAGAATGGCTGTTTTACCAAAGGTTTCTAAAGTTTGGGACACAAGATCCTCAAGTTTGAGTTTGGTTTGATAATCTAGGGCAGAAAAGGGTTCATCAAGCATAAGCAATTTGGGTTGTGTCGCTAGTGTCCGTACAAGAGCGACCCTTTGACGCATACCGCCAGATAATTGCTTAGGAAGTTGTTTTTCTACTCCGCTTAAGCCAATTTGGTTGAGTAAGTCTAGGGCATTTTCTCTAGTTTCTTTACTTAATTGATTGGATAATTTCAATCCAATTAAGATATTTTCTTCTATCGTTTTCCAAGGAAAAAGGTAATCCTGCTGTAGCATGTATCCAATCTCATTTTTAGATCTAGAAACGGGCTGACCTTCTAACAATATCGTTCCTTTTGTCGGTTTAAGTAAGCTGGATATAATCGATAGCAAGGTGGTTTTTTCCACAGCCACTAGGGCCGAGGAGGGAGATAAATTCTCCTTCCTCAACTGTAAGTGAAATATCGGAGAGGGCCGTGGTGGCAGTGGCTTTGGTAAAATAAATGTGCTGAACATCTTGAACGGTTAAGAAACTCATGTGGACGGCCTCCCTTTCCTTTTATTTTTTGATTACTTTTGAAGCGATTTGCGTATTTACCAGTGTTTTATGATCCACTTCTTTTGGAAGTTCGCCAGCTTCTTTCATGATGTTTTGAAGATTGTTCCATTCTTCTTCGTCTAGGATAGGATCAGTAGCAAAGGAGCCTTGGCTCTTATAACGGTCGACAACGGTTTTCATAATCTCAAAATCTGTGTCAGGGAAGTATGGTTCGACAGCCTTAGCAATTTCTTCGGCACTGTGGGATTCTACCCATTGCTGTGCTTTGTAAATGGCTCTCGTGAATTTTTCAACCGTACTCTTATGTTCTTTCAAGTAGCTTTCTTTGGTCATGAATGTTGTATAAGGGACATGGCCGGATTCTTTACCGAAGGAAGCGACAATGTGACCTTTACCCTCTTTTTCAAAAATGCTTGCCGTTGGTTCGAATAGTTGAACAAACTCACCTGTGCCAGAGGCAAAGGCATTCGCAATATTGGCAAAATCGATGTTTTGGATGAGATTTAAATCTTTTTGCGGATCAATTCCATGTTTTTTAAGAACGAACTCGCCAACCATTTGAGGCATACCGCCTTTGCGCTGGCCTAAGAAGGTTTTTCCTTTTAGTAGATCCCAAGAGAAATTGTCAATTTTGTCTCTTGAAACAAGGAAAGTTCCATCTGTCTGGGTAAGCTGGGCAAAATTGATTACTGGGTCATTAGCCCCTTGAGCGT from Bacillus sp. SLBN-46 encodes:
- a CDS encoding ABC transporter permease produces the protein MNQNKNKVALLHKKYIHTLKIEQRWIRFYQAVIFIAFFSSWELSSQKQWIDPLIFSSPSKIWKLFLDKIQDGSLLSNLGVTLTETICGFILGTLLGTILAAVLWWSPRIQKILDPYLVILNAMPKVALGPILIVALSPGYPSIIAMGAIISIIITTIVVYTSFKEVDPNYLKVLQTFGASRLQCFKEAILPASFPTMISTLKVNVGLSWVGVIVGEFLVSSRGLGYMIIYGFQVFNFTLVFLSLLVIAVVATIMYQLVELLEKKLIKE
- a CDS encoding ABC transporter substrate-binding protein, with the protein product MKKWLRFRFSFLLIGILMISLAACNNDSTNEPKKLEKVRIAEVTRSIFYAPQYVALAKGFFKEEGLDVTLATTAGGDKTMTALLSGGADIALVGSETSIYVYAQGANDPVINFAQLTQTDGTFLVSRDKIDNFSWDLLKGKTFLGQRKGGMPQMVGEFVLKKHGIDPQKDLNLIQNIDFANIANAFASGTGEFVQLFEPTASIFEKEGKGHIVASFGKESGHVPYTTFMTKESYLKEHKSTVEKFTRAIYKAQQWVESHSAEEIAKAVEPYFPDTDFEIMKTVVDRYKSQGSFATDPILDEEEWNNLQNIMKEAGELPKEVDHKTLVNTQIASKVIKK